A single Bufo bufo chromosome 6, aBufBuf1.1, whole genome shotgun sequence DNA region contains:
- the LOC121005701 gene encoding uncharacterized protein LOC121005701: MRKSEWSKADSRGRAELVKQTKTRWASCRDQFRREVTSKGRSGEGTSRKLAYIYTAQLQFLRPVMDLRPTVDSLDPSQDSETSGSETPAVFSHATSPAPTPAEDPDDSTLGQAPLPLASPPRIVQPQPRRRRQVPPSTSGQESREVIDARVIDLLAQRRSDGMEEKMLRGLGPLMKQVTPVEHHECLASLAVVIKMFAIPNHGDILGKLNSMKIDLENAGQQQRPGPFQFPPQTTQGPSFPPQPKYGLPQGPMHQAGQPLYPGSLTTVPPQQGHFLALYMF; this comes from the exons ATGCGCAAAAGTGAATGGTCCAAAGCTGATAGCCGAGGCCGTGCAGAATTAG TAAAACAAACCAAAACCCGCTGGGCGAGTTGCCGGGACCAATTCCGGAGGGAGGTGACTAGCAAAGGCCGGAGTGGGGAAGGAACCTCCAGGAAACTGGCCTACATCTATACTGCCCAGTTGCAGTTTTTAAGGCCAGTAatggatttgaggcc tactgtggacagtctggatccCTCCCAAGATTCCGAAACGTCTGGGAGTGAAACCCCTGCGGTTTTCTCCCACGCAACAAGTCCTGCTCCAACGCCGGCTGAGGACCCAGATGACTCCACACTGGGCCAGGCCCCCCTACCACTGGCCAGTCCACCCCGTATTGTCCAGCCCCAGCCCAGACGTCGCCGCCAAGTCCCTCCCTCTACCTCTGGGCAAGAGAGTCGGGAAGTTATTGACGCCCGCGTCATAGATCTtcttgcccagaggaggagtgatggcATGGAGGAGAAGATGTTAAGGGGATTGGGGCCGCTAATGAAGCAGGTCACTCCTGTGGAGCATCACGAGTGCCTTGCTTCATTAGCGGTTGTAATTAAAATGTTTGCCATCCCAAACCATGGCGACATTCTGGGGAAATTAAATAGCATGAAAATCGACCTGGAGAATGCCGGACAGCAGCAAAGGCCAGGACCCTTTCAGTTTCCGCCCCAAACAACCCAAGGGCCTTCTTTCCCCCCACAACCCAAGTACGGCCTACCCCAGGGCCCAATGCACCAGGCGGGTCAGCCTCTTTACCCGGGCAGTTTGACAACTGTGCCACCTCAACAGGGCCAT tttttagcACTTTATATGTTTTGA